A genomic window from Ideonella sp. WA131b includes:
- a CDS encoding LysR family transcriptional regulator, whose product MADTPAATDAPRARVRVHLGPELMLGPGKAELLEGIAATGSIAEAGRRMGMSYQRAWSLVSTLNAGFAEPLVERRRGGSGGGGARLTRGGERVLEIYRAIEHDCQRAVDKRAAALAVLRDGG is encoded by the coding sequence ATGGCCGACACGCCCGCCGCCACCGACGCCCCGCGAGCCCGCGTGCGCGTGCACCTGGGCCCGGAGCTGATGCTGGGCCCGGGCAAGGCCGAGCTGCTGGAGGGCATCGCCGCCACCGGCAGCATCGCCGAGGCCGGCCGGCGCATGGGCATGAGCTACCAGCGCGCGTGGTCGCTGGTGAGCACGCTCAACGCCGGCTTCGCCGAGCCGCTGGTGGAACGCCGGCGCGGCGGCAGCGGCGGCGGCGGTGCCCGGCTCACGCGCGGCGGCGAACGCGTGCTCGAGATCTACCGCGCCATCGAGCACGACTGCCAACGCGCGGTGGACAAACGCGCCGCGGCGCTGGCTGTGCTGCGGGACGGGGGCTGA
- a CDS encoding bicyclomycin resistance protein, giving the protein MRECRVGSRATPRVISPRAAKQATLGACPARPRLRCVKALLWIFFLAGLAAGLGPATAQHREQASGMTAAPKTVRVTFQAPETGFDPPRISDVVSAAVIASLFDAPLTYDLLARPVRLKPNTATALPEVFDDHTRFVFRIRPGILFTEHPAFKGQPRELTAHDYVYSIKRYYDPITRSPTLFHWENAGLLGLSELRKKALDGGQPFDYDTGVEGIRALDRYTFEVRTAQPAPRLPYLFATPPVSGAVAREVVENHPRDQMTPPVGTGPFRLASWTRSARIVLERNPLYRHGVHNETASEPDGRVDPLRREIAETFRGRQLPMVDRVEISIIEEAQPRWLGFLNDELDLLWVPPEFISQAAPNSQVAPNLARRGVQMRQYVIPITRHVYFNMEHPLVGGYTPERVALRRALALAYHADREIALVRHGQMVPAQSLLPPGVSGYDPTLRSEMAQYSPARAKALLDLYGYLDRNGDGWREQPDGSPLVLELTTEPSQQSRALQGLWKKAMDAVGVRMNFRVGVWPENIKASRAGRLMMWTTGWSAAIPDGTYFMDLLYGKNKGQANYARFDLPAFDALHLRQRVMPDGPERDALIQQGMKIALAYMPYVASGHDVQTWLVQPRVRGYVPHPFIRDFWRHVDVVVDTAAP; this is encoded by the coding sequence ATGCGCGAGTGTAGGGTGGGCTCCAGGGCCACTCCTCGGGTGATTTCCCCCCGGGCGGCGAAGCAAGCCACGCTTGGCGCATGCCCGGCGCGCCCTAGACTTCGGTGCGTGAAAGCACTGCTCTGGATTTTCTTTCTGGCTGGTCTGGCCGCAGGCTTAGGGCCGGCCACCGCGCAGCATCGGGAGCAAGCCTCCGGCATGACCGCCGCGCCCAAGACCGTCCGCGTGACCTTCCAAGCACCCGAGACCGGCTTCGACCCGCCGCGGATTTCCGACGTCGTCTCCGCCGCGGTGATCGCCAGCCTCTTCGACGCGCCCTTGACCTACGACCTGCTGGCGCGCCCGGTCCGGCTCAAGCCGAACACCGCGACCGCGCTGCCCGAGGTCTTTGATGACCACACACGCTTTGTCTTCCGCATCAGGCCGGGCATCCTGTTCACCGAGCACCCCGCCTTCAAAGGCCAGCCGCGCGAGCTGACTGCGCACGACTACGTCTACAGCATCAAGCGCTACTACGACCCCATCACGCGCAGCCCGACGCTGTTCCATTGGGAGAACGCCGGGCTTCTGGGGCTGTCGGAGCTGCGCAAGAAGGCGCTGGACGGCGGCCAGCCCTTCGACTACGACACCGGTGTCGAAGGCATCCGTGCGCTGGACCGCTACACCTTCGAGGTGCGCACGGCACAGCCCGCGCCGCGGCTGCCGTATCTCTTCGCCACGCCGCCGGTATCGGGCGCCGTGGCGCGCGAGGTGGTGGAAAACCACCCGCGCGACCAGATGACGCCCCCGGTGGGCACTGGCCCGTTCCGCCTGGCGAGCTGGACGCGCAGCGCGCGCATCGTGCTGGAACGCAACCCGCTGTACCGGCACGGCGTGCACAACGAGACCGCCAGCGAGCCCGATGGCCGGGTAGACCCGCTGCGGCGCGAGATCGCCGAGACCTTCCGCGGGCGCCAGCTGCCGATGGTGGACCGGGTGGAGATTTCCATCATCGAGGAAGCCCAGCCGCGTTGGCTGGGCTTCCTCAACGACGAGCTGGACCTGCTATGGGTGCCGCCGGAGTTCATCAGCCAGGCCGCGCCCAACAGCCAGGTGGCGCCCAACCTGGCGCGGCGCGGCGTGCAGATGCGGCAGTACGTGATCCCGATCACCCGGCACGTGTACTTCAACATGGAGCATCCGCTGGTAGGCGGGTACACGCCCGAACGCGTGGCGCTGCGGCGCGCGCTGGCACTGGCCTACCACGCCGATCGCGAGATCGCGCTCGTGCGCCACGGCCAGATGGTGCCGGCGCAAAGCCTGCTGCCGCCGGGCGTGAGCGGCTACGACCCGACGCTCAGGAGCGAGATGGCCCAGTACAGCCCGGCGCGCGCGAAGGCCCTGCTGGACCTCTACGGCTACCTGGACCGCAACGGCGACGGCTGGCGCGAGCAGCCCGACGGCAGCCCGCTGGTGCTGGAGCTCACCACCGAACCCAGCCAGCAAAGCCGCGCGCTGCAGGGGCTCTGGAAGAAGGCGATGGACGCGGTGGGCGTTCGGATGAATTTCCGCGTCGGCGTCTGGCCCGAGAACATCAAGGCCAGCCGGGCTGGCCGGCTGATGATGTGGACCACCGGCTGGAGCGCGGCCATCCCCGACGGCACCTACTTCATGGACCTGCTGTACGGCAAGAACAAGGGCCAGGCCAACTACGCCCGCTTCGACCTGCCGGCCTTCGACGCGCTGCACCTGCGCCAGCGCGTGATGCCCGACGGCCCCGAGCGCGACGCGCTGATCCAGCAGGGCATGAAGATCGCGCTGGCCTACATGCCCTACGTGGCCAGCGGCCACGACGTGCAGACCTGGCTGGTGCAGCCGCGCGTGCGCGGCTACGTGCCGCACCCGTTCATCCGCGACTTCTGGCGCCATGTGGACGTGGTGGTGGACACTGCAGCCCCCTGA
- the modA gene encoding molybdate ABC transporter substrate-binding protein, translating to MIDRRTLLGLPLAATLPALAPGRAVAQAPATVAAAANVKPAIEELAAQFERAGGGALRRVFGSSGNFVAQILQGAPFHLFVSADEETVFRVAEAGRTLGGAADRGRVYALGRLALLAPHGSPLPVDAELRGLGAALRDGRVSRLAIANPEHAPYGQRAREALQHAGLWDLARPRLVIAENVSQAVQFALSGSAQGGLVAHSLTLVPAVAAAGTAAVMPASFHAPLTQRLALIQGAPAAARAFHDFVLAPAAHAVWRRHGYTPPGA from the coding sequence ATGATCGACCGCCGCACCCTGCTGGGCCTGCCGCTGGCCGCCACGCTGCCCGCGCTGGCGCCCGGCCGCGCCGTGGCGCAGGCCCCCGCCACCGTGGCCGCGGCGGCCAACGTCAAGCCGGCCATCGAGGAGCTGGCGGCCCAGTTCGAGCGCGCGGGCGGCGGAGCGCTGCGCCGGGTGTTTGGCTCCTCGGGCAACTTCGTCGCGCAGATCCTGCAGGGCGCCCCTTTTCACCTGTTCGTCTCGGCCGACGAGGAGACGGTGTTCCGCGTGGCCGAGGCCGGCCGCACGCTGGGCGGCGCGGCCGACCGTGGCCGCGTCTATGCGCTGGGCCGCCTGGCGCTGCTGGCGCCGCACGGCTCGCCGCTGCCGGTGGATGCCGAGCTGCGCGGCCTGGGTGCGGCGCTGCGCGACGGCCGCGTGAGCAGGCTGGCCATCGCCAACCCCGAGCACGCGCCCTACGGCCAGCGCGCGCGCGAGGCGCTGCAGCACGCGGGCCTGTGGGATCTCGCCCGGCCGCGCCTGGTGATCGCCGAGAACGTGTCGCAGGCGGTGCAGTTCGCGCTCTCGGGCTCGGCCCAGGGCGGGCTGGTGGCGCACTCCCTCACGCTGGTGCCGGCGGTGGCGGCGGCCGGCACCGCGGCCGTGATGCCCGCGAGCTTCCACGCGCCGCTGACGCAGCGGCTGGCGCTGATCCAGGGTGCCCCCGCGGCGGCGCGCGCCTTCCACGACTTCGTGCTCGCGCCCGCGGCGCACGCCGTGTGGCGGCGCCACGGCTACACGCCGCCGGGCGCCTGA
- a CDS encoding bicyclomycin resistance protein: MPMALALALPLALLPAAEVQAQRSAAADGKKVLRYAFRIAETNFDPAQITDLYSRTVAAAFFEAPFEFEYLAKPARMRPATAAGMPEISEDFRTFTIRIRPGIYFADHPAFKGQKRELVAEDYVYSLKRHYDPRWKSGNLYILENAKILGLSELRRKGLDEKKPFDYDTPVAGLRTLDRYTFQIRLAEPAPRFILSNFTDGSFTGALAREVVEFHGDKIGEHPVGTGPYVLADWKRSSRIVLAKNPNFRELFYDENPPAGDSAEARRLQAIAQQFKGRRLPLVDEVQISIIEENQPRWLAFLNEEHDLLEEMPADFANTIMPNNQLAPNLARKGLRAVRYARADVAVSYFAMEHPVVGGYEPHKVALRRAIALAVDVDREIRIVRRGQAIPAQGPIAPNVFGYDPQFKSVMSDHSYGRAKALLDLHGYLDRNGDGWREQPDGSPLVLEYSTQPDQQSRALIEQWNRNMREIGIQITFKTAKWPENLKSSRGGQLMMWGVGWSASQPDGDTFLALGYGPNKGQANHARFNLPAFNKLYEQQRGMPDGPERKAVMQDAARLMIAYMPYKVHVHRVFTDIAQPWVTGYHRNIFVRDFWKYLDIDLQAQGQRRGAGL, from the coding sequence ATGCCCATGGCCCTGGCCCTGGCGCTGCCCTTGGCGCTGCTGCCTGCTGCCGAAGTGCAGGCCCAGCGCAGCGCAGCCGCCGATGGCAAGAAGGTGCTGCGCTATGCCTTCCGCATCGCGGAGACGAACTTCGACCCGGCGCAGATCACCGACCTGTATTCGCGCACGGTGGCAGCGGCCTTCTTCGAGGCGCCTTTCGAGTTCGAGTACCTGGCCAAGCCCGCGCGCATGCGGCCGGCCACTGCGGCCGGCATGCCGGAGATCAGCGAAGACTTCAGGACCTTCACGATCCGCATCCGCCCGGGCATCTACTTCGCCGACCACCCGGCCTTCAAGGGTCAGAAGCGGGAGCTGGTGGCCGAGGACTACGTCTACAGCCTCAAGCGCCACTACGACCCGCGCTGGAAGAGCGGCAACCTCTACATCCTGGAGAACGCCAAGATCCTGGGGCTCTCGGAGTTGCGGCGCAAGGGGCTGGACGAGAAGAAGCCCTTCGACTACGACACTCCGGTGGCAGGCCTGCGCACGCTGGACCGCTACACCTTCCAGATCAGGCTGGCGGAGCCGGCGCCGCGGTTCATTCTGAGCAACTTCACCGACGGCTCCTTCACCGGCGCGCTGGCGCGCGAGGTGGTGGAGTTCCACGGCGACAAGATCGGCGAGCACCCGGTGGGCACCGGCCCCTACGTGCTGGCGGACTGGAAGCGCAGCTCGCGCATCGTGCTGGCGAAGAACCCGAACTTCCGCGAGCTGTTCTACGACGAGAACCCGCCCGCGGGCGACAGCGCCGAGGCCAGGCGCCTTCAGGCCATCGCGCAGCAGTTCAAGGGCCGTCGGCTGCCGCTGGTCGACGAGGTGCAGATCTCGATCATCGAGGAGAACCAGCCGCGCTGGCTGGCTTTCCTGAACGAGGAGCACGACCTGCTGGAGGAGATGCCCGCCGATTTCGCCAACACCATCATGCCCAACAACCAGCTGGCGCCCAACCTCGCCCGCAAGGGGCTGCGGGCGGTGCGCTACGCGCGGGCGGATGTGGCCGTCTCGTACTTTGCGATGGAACACCCTGTCGTGGGCGGTTACGAGCCGCACAAGGTGGCGCTGCGTCGCGCCATCGCGCTGGCGGTGGACGTGGACCGCGAGATCCGCATCGTGCGACGCGGGCAGGCCATCCCGGCGCAGGGGCCGATCGCGCCGAATGTCTTCGGCTACGACCCGCAGTTCAAGTCGGTGATGAGCGATCACAGCTACGGCCGCGCCAAGGCGCTGCTGGATCTGCACGGCTACCTCGACCGCAACGGCGACGGCTGGCGCGAGCAGCCCGACGGCAGCCCGCTGGTGCTGGAGTACAGCACGCAGCCGGACCAGCAAAGCCGCGCCCTGATCGAGCAGTGGAACCGCAACATGCGCGAGATCGGCATCCAGATCACCTTCAAGACCGCCAAGTGGCCGGAGAACCTCAAGAGCAGCCGCGGCGGCCAGCTGATGATGTGGGGCGTGGGCTGGAGCGCAAGCCAACCCGATGGCGACACCTTCCTGGCGCTGGGCTACGGCCCGAACAAGGGCCAGGCCAACCATGCCCGCTTCAACCTGCCGGCCTTCAACAAGCTCTACGAGCAGCAGCGCGGGATGCCCGACGGCCCCGAGCGCAAGGCCGTGATGCAGGACGCAGCGCGGCTGATGATCGCGTACATGCCCTACAAAGTGCATGTGCACCGCGTCTTCACCGACATCGCGCAGCCCTGGGTGACGGGGTACCACCGCAACATCTTCGTGCGCGACTTCTGGAAGTACCTGGACATCGACCTGCAGGCCCAGGGGCAGCGCCGCGGGGCCGGGCTGTGA
- a CDS encoding ABC transporter permease — protein MNTAAHITTQSADGAAGTELQKSESVWAAAWRRFRADRVGLGSAIVVLAFLVLIVLAALGLVAKNWQAEVGVPSAPPSFMGPAPKQATGAIEVPQGPNVDLSAVDPLAPRYAEWDERAKQFQTAEVPKAETLPLGGDRLGRDVLAKAIKGTEISVFVGLAAAIAATTIGVLLGAFGGFFGGKIADFLEWVYNVFESIPNILLIFAFAAVVGRGVGSVVIILALTGWTGMYRQVRAEFIKHRSREYVRSAEAIGASSMSRMFKHILPNVSHVVLVRMSLLTVAFIKAEVILSYLGLGVRVDQVSWGTMLAEAQSELILGHWWQLAAATLFMAVFVTAFSLMADALRDALDPKLRGLE, from the coding sequence ATGAACACCGCAGCCCACATCACCACGCAGTCGGCCGACGGCGCCGCCGGCACCGAGCTGCAGAAGAGCGAGAGCGTCTGGGCCGCGGCCTGGCGCCGCTTCCGGGCCGACCGGGTAGGCCTGGGCAGCGCGATCGTCGTCCTCGCCTTCCTCGTGCTCATCGTGCTCGCCGCCCTGGGCCTGGTGGCCAAGAACTGGCAGGCCGAGGTCGGCGTGCCCAGTGCGCCGCCCAGCTTCATGGGGCCGGCGCCCAAGCAGGCCACGGGCGCCATCGAGGTGCCCCAGGGCCCCAACGTCGACCTCTCGGCCGTGGACCCGCTGGCTCCGCGCTATGCCGAGTGGGACGAGCGTGCCAAGCAGTTCCAGACGGCCGAGGTGCCCAAGGCCGAGACGCTGCCGCTGGGCGGCGACCGCCTGGGCCGCGACGTGCTGGCCAAGGCCATCAAGGGCACCGAGATCAGCGTCTTCGTGGGCCTGGCGGCGGCCATCGCGGCCACCACGATCGGTGTGCTGCTCGGCGCCTTCGGCGGCTTCTTCGGCGGCAAGATCGCCGACTTCCTGGAGTGGGTCTACAACGTCTTCGAGAGCATCCCGAACATCCTGCTCATCTTTGCCTTCGCCGCGGTGGTGGGGCGCGGCGTGGGCAGCGTGGTCATCATCCTGGCGCTCACGGGCTGGACGGGCATGTACCGCCAGGTGCGCGCCGAGTTCATCAAGCACCGCAGCCGCGAGTACGTGCGCTCGGCCGAGGCCATCGGCGCCAGCAGCATGAGCCGCATGTTCAAGCACATCCTGCCCAACGTGAGCCACGTGGTGCTGGTGCGCATGAGCCTGCTCACGGTGGCCTTCATCAAGGCCGAGGTCATCCTCAGCTACCTGGGCCTGGGCGTGCGTGTGGACCAGGTGTCGTGGGGCACCATGCTGGCCGAGGCGCAGAGCGAGCTGATCCTGGGCCACTGGTGGCAGCTGGCCGCGGCCACGCTCTTCATGGCGGTGTTCGTGACCGCGTTTTCGCTGATGGCCGATGCGCTGCGTGACGCGCTCGACCCCAAGCTGCGTGGTTTGGAATGA
- a CDS encoding alpha/beta hydrolase has product MSLIRFAAGCAVLYGLAMPTGAQETLTLKRSDSKDVAVSAYLPKGVACNGWAVISPGAGGSETGYRYLGEALSSLGYLAVVVGHQESGRRAVLENVRESGLRAGLEELITEPEAYRARFQDIAASGQWARARCASSMSILIGHSMGAATTLMEAGAKNKVGIQGSDSYSAYVAISPQGAGIIFPAGAWEGITKPVLMLTGTRDKELGGASWEVRTEPFSNMKPGCKWLGVLDGATHMNFAGFGASRKTEARTVQAIGAFLEGVTRGDCSLGGRIAGVELTRK; this is encoded by the coding sequence ATGTCCTTGATTCGCTTCGCCGCAGGCTGCGCCGTCCTCTACGGCCTCGCAATGCCCACGGGCGCTCAGGAGACCTTGACGCTCAAGCGCTCGGACTCGAAGGACGTGGCAGTCTCGGCCTACTTGCCCAAGGGAGTGGCTTGCAACGGCTGGGCCGTCATATCGCCCGGCGCCGGTGGCTCTGAGACGGGTTACCGCTACCTGGGCGAAGCGCTTTCCTCCTTGGGCTATCTGGCCGTGGTTGTGGGGCACCAGGAGAGCGGCCGTCGCGCAGTTCTCGAAAACGTTCGCGAGAGCGGCCTCCGGGCCGGTCTTGAGGAGCTGATCACCGAACCCGAGGCCTACCGTGCCAGGTTCCAGGACATTGCCGCTTCCGGGCAATGGGCCCGGGCCCGTTGCGCGTCCAGCATGTCCATCCTCATCGGTCACTCGATGGGGGCCGCCACCACCCTGATGGAGGCGGGTGCAAAGAACAAGGTCGGCATCCAGGGCAGTGACTCGTACAGCGCCTACGTGGCGATCTCGCCGCAAGGTGCCGGGATCATCTTTCCCGCCGGCGCCTGGGAGGGCATCACGAAGCCCGTTCTGATGCTCACGGGAACCCGCGACAAAGAACTCGGGGGGGCCTCGTGGGAGGTGCGGACCGAGCCATTCAGCAACATGAAACCCGGCTGCAAGTGGCTCGGCGTCCTTGACGGTGCGACCCACATGAACTTCGCGGGCTTTGGCGCATCGCGCAAGACTGAGGCTCGCACGGTCCAGGCGATCGGCGCGTTCCTGGAAGGCGTCACCCGCGGTGATTGCAGCCTGGGAGGCCGGATCGCGGGCGTCGAACTCACTCGAAAGTGA
- a CDS encoding ABC transporter permease — MAAYLIRRLWQMIPTLAGVILLVFFLFKYFGGDPAEVLGGLNASPEQIAAIRQTLGLDEPIWVQLWIFVKQIVTFDWGKSWATNEAVSNLFATRLPATLTVMVPILVLEVLLAIPIAMYVAYKRGSLTDRTLTVITTVALSISFLVYVIVGQYVFAFQLGWFPVQGWSDKLWTNLATYVPLPVFLALLVSLAPQTRLYRSFFLDELGQDYVRTARAKGLTENTVLFRHVLRNATIPILTNIGLLLPGIFVGSFLIEVFFSIPGIGREVLLAVNRSDFPVIQAVTIYLAVLTMFINLLTDLAYKVADPRVVLK; from the coding sequence ATGGCTGCCTACCTGATACGTCGCCTCTGGCAGATGATCCCGACACTTGCGGGCGTCATCCTGCTGGTGTTTTTCCTCTTCAAGTACTTCGGCGGCGACCCGGCCGAGGTGCTGGGCGGCCTCAACGCCAGCCCGGAGCAGATCGCCGCGATCCGCCAGACCCTGGGCCTGGACGAGCCCATCTGGGTCCAGCTGTGGATCTTCGTCAAGCAGATCGTCACCTTCGACTGGGGCAAGAGCTGGGCCACCAACGAGGCCGTGAGCAACCTGTTCGCCACCCGGCTGCCGGCGACGCTGACCGTGATGGTGCCCATCCTCGTCCTCGAGGTGCTGCTGGCGATCCCGATTGCCATGTACGTGGCCTACAAGCGCGGCAGCCTGACCGACCGCACGCTGACCGTCATCACCACGGTGGCGCTGTCCATCAGCTTCCTGGTCTACGTCATCGTGGGCCAGTATGTGTTCGCCTTCCAGCTCGGCTGGTTCCCGGTGCAGGGCTGGAGCGACAAGCTCTGGACCAACCTCGCCACCTACGTGCCGCTGCCGGTGTTTTTGGCACTGCTGGTGAGCCTGGCGCCGCAGACGCGGCTGTACCGCAGCTTCTTCCTGGATGAGCTGGGCCAGGACTACGTGCGCACCGCGCGCGCCAAGGGCCTGACGGAGAACACGGTGCTGTTCCGGCACGTGCTGCGCAACGCCACGATTCCCATCCTCACCAACATCGGCCTCTTGCTGCCGGGCATCTTCGTCGGCAGCTTCCTGATCGAGGTGTTCTTCTCCATCCCGGGCATCGGCCGCGAGGTGCTGCTGGCCGTCAACCGCAGCGACTTCCCCGTCATCCAGGCCGTCACCATTTACCTCGCCGTGCTGACCATGTTCATCAACCTGCTCACCGACCTGGCCTACAAGGTCGCCGACCCGCGGGTCGTGCTGAAGTGA
- a CDS encoding ABC transporter ATP-binding protein, translating to MLLSIQDLRVAFRMGKGVRAEAVKGVSFDIDANQTVALVGESGSGKSVTAMSVLNLLPDNAERTGRILWKGADLLGFGLGALQKMRGKEIACVFQDPMSSLNPVLNVGAQLCEPLMKHMGLGKAAAWKRAEELLNEVGIPEPARRLKAYPHEMSGGQQQRVMIAMALACEPKLLIADEPTTALDVTIQRQILELLGKLKTSHQMSVLFISHDLGLVGEIADKVVVMRHGQIREQGPVKQIFESPQDAYTKALLACRPSLEGNPARLMVIDDHMAAQRGHPPGTAGRPAQPQAKAKDPNAPVVLEVKSLAKSFWLKQGLFGKREFKAVQNVNFQLRKGHTLGVVGESGSGKTTMGLTLLRLHEPTSGEVIFDGQNLLKLSDRERQVMRRRIQVVFQNPYASLNPRFTIGQTLVEPMAIHSIGKDLAEREQRARTLLEKVGLDGRAFGKYPHEFSGGQRQRVAIARCLTLNPEVLVLDEAVSALDVSVQAQVLNLLRDLQDEFGLSYVFISHDLAVVRFISDEVLVMKDGQVVEQASAEQILAAPKQDYTKRLLAAIPRGYSAQT from the coding sequence ATGTTGCTTTCGATTCAAGACCTGCGCGTCGCCTTCCGCATGGGCAAGGGCGTGCGCGCCGAGGCCGTGAAGGGCGTGTCCTTCGACATCGACGCCAACCAGACCGTGGCCCTGGTGGGCGAATCGGGCTCGGGCAAGAGCGTCACCGCGATGAGCGTGCTGAACCTGCTGCCCGACAACGCCGAGCGCACCGGCCGCATCCTCTGGAAGGGCGCCGATCTGCTGGGCTTCGGCCTCGGCGCGCTGCAGAAGATGCGCGGCAAGGAGATCGCCTGCGTCTTTCAGGATCCGATGAGCTCGCTGAACCCGGTGCTCAACGTCGGCGCGCAGCTGTGCGAGCCGCTGATGAAGCACATGGGCCTGGGCAAGGCTGCGGCCTGGAAGCGTGCCGAGGAGCTGCTCAACGAGGTCGGCATCCCCGAGCCCGCGCGGCGCCTGAAGGCCTACCCGCACGAAATGTCCGGCGGCCAGCAACAGCGCGTGATGATCGCCATGGCCCTGGCCTGCGAGCCCAAGCTGCTGATCGCCGACGAGCCCACGACGGCGCTGGACGTCACCATCCAGCGCCAGATCCTCGAGCTGCTCGGCAAGCTCAAGACCAGCCACCAGATGAGCGTGCTGTTCATCAGCCACGACCTGGGCCTGGTGGGCGAGATCGCCGACAAGGTGGTGGTCATGCGCCACGGCCAGATCCGCGAGCAAGGGCCCGTGAAGCAGATCTTCGAGAGCCCGCAGGACGCCTACACCAAGGCCCTGCTCGCCTGCCGCCCCAGCCTGGAGGGCAACCCGGCGCGGCTGATGGTGATCGACGACCACATGGCCGCGCAGCGCGGTCATCCTCCAGGGACTGCGGGCCGCCCTGCGCAGCCGCAGGCCAAGGCCAAGGACCCGAACGCGCCCGTGGTGCTGGAAGTCAAGAGCCTGGCCAAGAGCTTCTGGCTCAAGCAGGGCCTGTTCGGCAAGCGCGAGTTCAAGGCCGTGCAGAACGTCAACTTCCAGCTGCGCAAGGGCCACACCCTGGGCGTGGTGGGCGAAAGCGGCAGCGGCAAGACGACCATGGGCCTGACCCTGCTGCGCCTGCACGAGCCCACCAGCGGCGAGGTCATCTTCGACGGCCAGAACCTGCTGAAGCTGTCGGACAGGGAGCGCCAGGTGATGCGCCGCCGCATCCAGGTGGTGTTCCAGAACCCGTATGCCAGCCTGAACCCGCGTTTCACCATCGGCCAGACGCTGGTGGAGCCCATGGCCATCCACAGCATCGGCAAGGATCTCGCCGAGCGCGAGCAGCGCGCCCGCACGCTGCTCGAGAAGGTGGGCCTGGACGGCCGCGCCTTCGGCAAGTACCCGCACGAGTTTTCGGGCGGCCAGCGCCAGCGCGTGGCGATTGCGCGCTGCCTCACGCTCAACCCCGAGGTGCTGGTGCTCGACGAGGCCGTGAGCGCGCTCGACGTGAGCGTGCAGGCCCAGGTGCTGAATCTTCTGCGCGACCTGCAGGACGAGTTCGGCCTGAGCTACGTCTTCATCAGCCACGACCTGGCGGTGGTGCGCTTCATCTCTGACGAGGTGCTGGTGATGAAGGACGGCCAGGTGGTCGAGCAGGCCAGCGCGGAGCAGATTCTGGCGGCGCCCAAGCAGGACTACACCAAGCGGCTGCTGGCGGCAATTCCGCGGGGGTACTCCGCGCAGACTTGA